From a region of the Phaeodactylum tricornutum CCAP 1055/1 chromosome 4, whole genome shotgun sequence genome:
- a CDS encoding predicted protein, whose protein sequence is MLGMRKLSYAVLVAAYFLVIVDAKKKGGTSMKTKITNKHMSMCSGLKPLTSKKEARILSWLMEASGENSVLMKSSAQHQAACWILHMDRKKSLKRSRDLLLQRYALATLHFTTTQSNSTVWDWPMAGDLSIAGQKAKGNWMSAHHHECQWYGVQCNWKTRVIALDLGFMKLDGLIPREIALLPHLEDIDMHGNDLQGVLPYKMLSSLSKLKYLRLHMNGFFGTLYGQISGLVSLKQLHIFGNYIAGSIPTELATLSNLEVIDLYANQLEGRIPSELGRLKKLRYLDVHDNNLVGTMPREICDLKLNELVSDCLGPAPEVQCDCCTICCRGLPDLKCVRVDTGKEVRYV, encoded by the exons ATGCTGGGCATGAGAAAGTTGTCGTATGCTGTCCTCGTTGCCGCATACTTCTTGGTAATAGTGGATGCCAAGAAGAAGGGAGGTACCAGCATGAAGACCAAGATAACGAACAAGCACATGAGTATGTGTTCTGGATTGAAGCCCCTcacttccaaaaaagaagccAGAATCTTGTCCTGGCTCATGGAAGCGAGCGGCGAGAACTCTGTGCTAATGAAAAGCTCGGCTCAGCACCAAGCCGCCTGTTGGATTCTACACATGGACCGCAAAAAGAGTTTAAAGCGATCACGAGATCTCTTGTTGCAACGTTATGCGCTCGCCACTTTGCACTTTACGACGACGCAATCCAATTCGACTGTCTGGGACTGGCCGATGGCTGGCGATTTGTCCATCGCGGGACAAAAAGCCAAGGGAAATTGGATGAGCGCTCATCATCACGAATGTCAATGGTACGGTGTGCAGTGTAATTGGAAGACGCGCGTGATAGCACTTGATTTAGGATTTATGAAACTGGACGGTTTAATTCCCCGAGAAATAGCGCTGCTGCCCCACCTAGAAGATATTGACATGCATGGAAACGATT TGCAAGGAGTCTTGCCGTACAAAATGCTGTCCAGTCTCAGCAAATTGAAATACTTGCGATTGCACATGAATGGGTTCTTTGGAACGCTTTACGGTCAAATCTCGGGCTTGGTTTCTCTAAAGCAGTTACATATATTTGGAAACTATATTGCCGGTAGCATTCCTACTGAGCTAGCGACTTTGTCCAATCTGGAAGTTATTGATCTCTACGCGAATCAACTGGAAGGTCGAATTCCGTCCGAGCTCGGCCGTCTAAAAAAGTTGCGGTATTTGGATGTTCACGACAACAACT TGGTCGGAACGATGCCTCGGGAAATTTGCGATCTCAAGTTGAATGAGCTGGTGTCGGACTGTTTGGGACCGGCTCCAGAAGTTCAATGCGACTGCTGTACAATTTGCTGTCGCGGGCTACCCGATTTAAAGTGTGTCCGAGTTGATACCGGCAAGGAGGTCCGGTACGTGTAA
- a CDS encoding predicted protein, translated as MRHILTDLRGNPIYSFAHRRLRRMRHSHASTLLLLVQNRSWESVLHRAAQHPQEVWIVDDGGNTPLHVAARLDPPPAVVKALQVTSRVANLEGITPLHIAASHRCSAAALRALIACAGSATTITTDGTVAGCLVDTPSLKESDASSVGEKEKVGLSPTADLSRMGRAPIHYACLSFRGHNIEAFSVLLDATLKSGFVTLHDFVVDEALPDFEEFDEEFTDDFCDTKNLKSQHFEAKQRVKKVINVMNMKDATGQTPLGLLFRRYRERVRCVISTVDRLRREHPNREQAAVGAALAVHADLGELWEKARLIVIKLTEERLQREDSEKAASNRSIIISSNATEMSPPSPGEEAVAQEAAQYAMERHQRVDNTSIEDEDFLTLPGDELVNDRDTRRLKFRIVHASVGLTGYGCPPEMIRLALSIYPNQVHEMDEDGNLPLHIAVAEANYVATTPNGGLPEFHNQLGIGEISDDHSVVSAMSFFSSATISQTVNPFDKVIKMLLQQYPEAAKIPQGRTGRLPLVMALESGLRTWEDGIRTLLNAYPPALHDKKLIEPALYPNVLGLVTNASNLLFPLSRIGGSSTGLDDLLPRGSQHLRSRRARSNTQAKRREECARTTLFELLRTKPEWLVSEA; from the coding sequence ATGAGACACATCTTGACCGACCTTCGCGGCAATCCCATTTATTCCTTCGCCCATCGCCGGCTCCGTCGTATGAGGCATTCCCACGCCTCAACGCTTTTGTTGCTCGTCCAGAATCGCTCGTGGGAATCCGTCCTCCACCGGGCAGCTCAGCACCCCCAAGAAGTTTggatcgtcgacgacggtggGAATACGCCCTTGCACGTAGCTGCTCGGCTCGATCCTCCGCCTGCCGTCGTGAAGGCGCTGCAGGTGACGTCAAGGGTTGCAAATTTGGAAGGGATCACACCGTTGCACATAGCGGCATCGCATCGGTGTTCTGCCGCCGCTTTGCGGGCACTCATTGCCTGTGCTGGTTCTGCGACAACAATCACTACAGATGGAACTGTTGCTGGATGCCTCGTAGATACTCCTTCCTTGAAGGAAAGCGATGCTTCGTCTGTAggcgaaaaagaaaaagtaggGCTTTCTCCTACCGCTGACTTGTCTCGTATGGGCCGAGCCCCAATTCACTATGCTTGTTTGTCTTTTCGGGGACACAACATTGAGGCCTTTTCGGTCCTTCTTGATGCAACGCTAAAAAGCGGTTTTGTCACCTTGCACGATTTTGTGGTTGATGAAGCTCTACCGGACTTTGAAGAGTTCGACGAAGAGTTCACTGACGACTTTTGCGACACCAAAAACCTTAAGTCTCAGCATTTTGAAGCGAAGCAACGAGTGAAGAAGGTCATTAACGTGATGAACATGAAGGACGCAACGGGACAAACCCCACTGGGACTTTTATTTCGCCGGTACCGGGAACGTGTCCGTTGCGTAATATCCACCGTGGATCGACTACGTCGCGAACATCCGAATCGGGAACAAGCGGCAGTAGGAGCAGCGTTGGCTGTCCACGCCGATTTGGGAGAACTTTGGGAAAAGGCGCGCTTGATTGTTATTAAACTTACAGAGGAGCGATTGCAACGTgaagattccgaaaaagCGGCATCCAACAGGTCCATAATTATATCTAGCAACGCTACTGAAATGAGTCCTCCGTCTCCCGGAGAGGAGGCTGTCGCTCAAGAAGCAGCTCAGTATGCGATGGAGCGTCATCAAAGAGTTGACAACACGAGCATAGAAGACGAGGACTTCCTCACTTTGCCAGGAGACGAACTTGTTAACGACCGAGACACACGACGCCTTAAGTTCCGAATTGTCCATGCTTCGGTGGGTTTGACGGGGTACGGCTGTCCACCAGAAATGATACGTTTGGCTCTTTCCATCTATCCCAACCAAGTCCAcgaaatggacgaagacgGCAATTTACCACTGCACATTGCTGTAGCAGAGGCGAACTATGTAGCCACGACACCGAATGGGGGTCTTCCAGAATTTCATAATCAACTCGGTATTGGAGAGATTTCCGACGATCACAGTGTTGTGTCTGCTATGAGTTTCTTTTCCTCGGCAACTATATCCCAGACCGTCAACCCATTCGACAAGGTCATCAAGATGCTCTTGCAGCAGTATCCGGAAGCTGCCAAGATCCCTCAAGGTCGGACTGGTCGGCTGCCGTTGGTAATGGCCTTGGAATCGGGTCTGCGGACTTGGGAAGACGGAATTCGGACCTTGTTGAACGCCTACCCGCCAGCGCTGCACGACAAGAAGCTAATTGAGCCTGCTTTGTATCCGAACGTGTTGGGTTTGGTCACGAACGCCTCTAACCTTCTCTTTCCCTTGTCACGTATTGGTGGAAGCTCTACTGGGCTGGACGATTTGCTGCCTAGAGGAAGCCAGCATCTTCGCTCGCGCAGAGCTCGCAGCAACACGCAAGCAAAACGTCGGGAAGAGTGCGCCCGAACGACACTGTTTGAGCTGCTTCGCACTAAGCCTGAGTGGTTGGTGTCGGAAGCATAG
- a CDS encoding n-terminal histone linker H1 (Expressed protein similar to histone linker (H1) N-terminal), whose protein sequence is MTTIVLIKEAIATLKDRTGSSVVAINKWIESEKKEPVKKHILKAALKRGVETGTLVQVKNSYKVSPQEKAKKKPAVKKAAPAKKTAVTSKTTAPKKKPPTKKATTAKKTTTVKAKATASKPAKKTSSKKDTKAKKPAAKKVSKKKEVEKQ, encoded by the exons ATGACGACGATTGTATTGATTAAAGAGGCTATTGCCACGCTTAAGGACCGCACCGGATCTTCGGTAGTCGCCATCAACAAGTGGATTGAATCTGAGAAGAAG GAGCCCGTCAAAAAGCACATTTTGAAAGCAGCATTGAAGCGGGGCGTAGAAACTGGTACCCTCGTGCAGGTAAAGAACTCCTACAAGGTTAGTCCGCaggaaaaggcgaaaaagaagccggCAGTCAAAAAGGCAGCCCCCGCAAAGAAAACAGCGGTCACGAGTAAG ACTACCGCACCAAAG AAAAAGCCCCCTACCAAGAAGGCGACGACAGCAAAGAAGACAACAACGGTCAAGGCCAAGGCAACTGCATCCAAACCGGCGAAGAAGACATCTTCCAAGAAGGATACCAAGGCGAAAAAACCTGCAGCCAAAAAAGTAAGCAAGAAGAAGGAAGTCGAGAAGCAGTAA
- a CDS encoding predicted protein, producing the protein MRTDILSKRLFQAGCFGLPWLWIVHVLYWRGSRQESTEAILNPDDHFPEAEGAPEATPEEIQQEAEKWVQRCQYSAPAAASLWIGWIIASQLLRDQLPAGWFMASFDDSSVTGW; encoded by the exons ATGAGAACAGATATCCTTTCGAAACGACTTTTTCAAGCAGGATGCTTTGGACTTCCGTGGCTATGGATCGTGCATGTGTTATATTGGAGAGGAAGTCGCCAGGAGTCAACCGAAGCCATTTTAAATCCCGACGATC ATTTTCCTGAAGCGGAAGGAGCGCCGGAAGCGACGCCAGAAGAAATCCAACAAGAGGCTGAAAAGTGGGTACAACGCTGCCAATATTCCGCGCCAGCTGCCGCCAGTCTTTGGATTGGCTGGATTATAGCTTCCCAACTTTTACGAGACCAACTGCCAGCTGGCTGGTTCATGGCATCGTTTGACGATTCCTCAGTGACTGGATGGTAG
- a CDS encoding predicted protein has product MMSGLLQKSIIATIALYSTYLTTAFSLSAPTLARPQSSTVLSMATDGGDQDFMRWARASRSAQSEDNVVELLRPLGLVLNEDEQGNVYVETVAPKGNAARAGKIKEGDIVTMCSATFGDDMWSTRGVGLTRVLAAIRVRAGAKVKLVVESPAKAKKKRTETTKQIQVREEAQKAAQRKKDSLLAELEQDEKKLKKGGKFFGLF; this is encoded by the exons ATGATGTCCGGACTTTTACAGAAATCAATCATTGCGACGATCGCGTTGTATTCAACGTACCTTACGACGGCCTTTTCGCTGTCGGCACCGACTCTCGCGCGCCCGCAATCGTCGACTGTTTTGTCCATGGCAACCGATGGTGGCGATCAGGATTTTATGCGGTGGGCTCGAGCTTCCCGTTCCGCACAATCCGAAGATAATGTGGTCGAACTACTCCGTCCGCTCGGTCTGGTTCTAAATGAAGATGAGCAGGGGAACGTGTACGTGGAAACCGTCGCACCAAAAGGCAACGCCGCACGAGCCGGCAAG ATCAAAGAAGGTGACATTGTCACAATGTGCAGCGCGACTTTCGGCGACGACATGTGGAGTACACGAGGCGTCGGTCTCACCCGTGTCTTGGCCGCCATTCGGGTCCGGGCAGGAGCCAAGGTGAAGCTGGTGGTGGAAAGTCCggccaaagccaaaaagaagcggacggaaacaacaaaacagaTCCAAGTTCGGGAAGAAGCCCAAAAGGCGGCACAGCGGAAAAAAGACTCGTTGCTGGCCGAGTTGGAACAGGATGAGAAAAAGTTGAAAAAAGGGGGCAAATTCTTTGGCTTGTTTTAA
- a CDS encoding predicted protein translates to MSSSSGNNNNSSKTKEAAIIFLHGLGDSPAGWSSLAQTLPRLQPRLARVEYVFPPAPTIPISINGGASMPGWFDLYDWPIAVGAKPDTTGQARGTAQVESCIQDVERIHGIPRSKIVVGGFSQGGAVALWNAYHNHDHGVNPRNSESVNSRPAQPPLAGCAVLSGWWTLGNDSTIKTSGSPSKSVVNERTPLFWAHGEYDDKVLFEHHTHGVQTLKDAGLVSIEAPTYPIGHESDPNEIEALAEFLDRVLFGDKAVFSEL, encoded by the coding sequence ATGTCCTCATCCTCTGGAAACAACAATAATAGcagcaaaacaaaagaggCAGCCATCATTTTTCTGCACGGCTTAGGCGATAGCCCCGCCGGTTGGTCCTCCCTTGCACAAACTTTGCCGCGCCTTCAACCCCGTCTCGCGCGTGTGGAATACGTCTTTCCACCCGCACCAACCATTCCCATTTCCATCAACGGTGGCGCTTCCATGCCAGGCTGGTTCGACTTGTACGACTGGCCTATCGCCGTTGGCGCGAAGCCTGACACAACGGGGCAAGCGCGTGGGACGGCGCAAGTGGAAAGCTGTATCCAAGACGTGGAACGAATTCACGGTATTCCGCGCAGCAAAATTGTTGTCGGTGGATTTTCCCAAGGCGGGGCCGTAGCGCTCTGGAACGCCTATCACAATCATGACCACGGCGTAAATCCCAGAAACTCAGAGTCAGTCAATAGCCGTCCCGCCCAACCACCCCTGGCCGGCTGTGCTGTATTATCGGGATGGTGGACTTTGGGCAACGATAGTACAATTAAAACAAGCGGCTCGCCTTCGAAAAGCGTTGTCAATGAGAGAACTCCATTGTTTTGGGCACATGGAGAATATGACGACAAGGTTCTATTCGAACATCACACTCACGGTGTGCAAACGCTAAAAGACGCCGGACTAGTGTCCATAGAAGCGCCAACTTACCCCATTGGACACGAGTCGGATCCAAACGAAATAGAGGCATTGGCCGAGTTTCTGGATCGcgtcttgtttggtgacaaaGCTGTATTCTCCGAGTTGTAG